A genomic stretch from Cryomorphaceae bacterium 1068 includes:
- a CDS encoding PfkB family carbohydrate kinase produces MSLIVVGTVAFDQIATPFGNSDKIVGGAASYISLAASYLTRSNINLVSVIGDDFPEEFLKKLEGRGINQEGLQIKKGEKSFFWSGKYHYDMNSRDTLDTQLNVLADFKPVLPESYQDCEYLMLGNLDPAVQLSVIDQLANRPKLIVLDTMNFWMDIAMDKLKEVIAKIDVLTINDEEARQLSGEYSLVKAAHKILEMGPKHLVIKKGENGALLVNEEGMFYSPALPLEEVKDPTGAGDTFAGGFIGYLAQSGDLSFENMKRAVVLGSAMASFTVEEFGTERLLDLDEPEIDLRIQRFVDLVDFDILLTQ; encoded by the coding sequence ATGAGTCTCATCGTAGTAGGCACAGTGGCCTTTGACCAAATTGCAACACCATTCGGTAATTCTGATAAAATTGTGGGAGGTGCAGCGTCCTATATCAGTCTTGCCGCGTCGTACCTTACCCGCAGTAATATTAACTTGGTTTCCGTAATTGGAGATGATTTTCCAGAGGAGTTTTTGAAAAAACTTGAAGGTCGAGGAATAAACCAAGAAGGCTTGCAAATAAAGAAAGGAGAGAAGTCATTCTTTTGGTCAGGGAAGTATCACTACGACATGAACTCTCGTGACACTTTAGACACTCAACTTAATGTATTGGCCGATTTTAAGCCTGTACTTCCTGAGAGCTACCAAGACTGTGAGTATTTAATGCTGGGCAATCTTGACCCTGCAGTTCAGCTGAGTGTAATTGACCAGTTGGCAAACAGACCAAAACTTATCGTGCTTGACACCATGAATTTTTGGATGGACATAGCCATGGATAAGCTCAAAGAGGTTATAGCTAAAATTGACGTTCTTACCATTAATGACGAAGAGGCTAGACAACTAAGCGGAGAATATTCTTTGGTTAAAGCCGCTCATAAGATCCTCGAAATGGGTCCTAAACACCTCGTTATAAAAAAGGGTGAGAACGGAGCACTTCTCGTAAATGAAGAAGGGATGTTCTATTCTCCTGCGCTTCCTTTGGAAGAGGTAAAAGACCCAACCGGAGCAGGCGACACTTTTGCGGGTGGTTTCATAGGGTATTTAGCTCAATCAGGAGATCTATCTTTTGAAAACATGAAAAGAGCCGTTGTTCTTGGTTCTGCCATGGCTAGTTTTACTGTTGAAGAATTTGGAACGGAACGACTCTTGGATTTGGATGAACCTGAGATTGATCTGAGAATTCAGCGTTTCGTCGACCTTGTCGATTTTGATATACTACTCACTCAGTAG
- a CDS encoding ferritin, which yields MLSEKIQKALNGQVEVEASSSQFYLAMASWAETNGLNGVAKFLYMHSDEERQHMMKLIKYINERGGKAIVPQLSKPPEDFESINFIFQTLFDHEVKVTGEINAVVELCLTEKDYTTHHFMQWYVAEQIEEEALAADLLDKLRLIGGDKGGLYLFDRDLDSMSPVE from the coding sequence ATGTTGTCAGAAAAGATCCAAAAAGCACTGAACGGTCAAGTAGAAGTAGAAGCTTCATCCTCTCAATTTTATCTAGCCATGGCATCATGGGCAGAGACGAACGGTTTAAACGGTGTTGCTAAGTTCTTGTACATGCACAGCGATGAAGAGAGACAGCATATGATGAAGCTCATTAAATACATTAATGAGCGCGGTGGAAAGGCTATCGTTCCACAATTGTCTAAACCACCTGAAGACTTCGAATCAATCAATTTTATATTTCAAACCCTCTTTGATCACGAGGTAAAAGTTACTGGCGAGATTAACGCGGTTGTGGAACTGTGTCTGACAGAAAAAGATTATACCACTCATCATTTTATGCAGTGGTATGTCGCAGAGCAGATAGAAGAAGAAGCTTTGGCAGCAGATTTGCTAGACAAGTTAAGACTTATTGGTGGAGATAAAGGTGGGTTGTACCTGTTTGATCGAGATCTGGATTCTATGAGCCCTGTTGAATAA
- the rpiB gene encoding ribose 5-phosphate isomerase B — protein MNIAIGGDHAGYDLKKVLISHLENQDHKVEDMGPYSDESTDYPPFAHAVSDAVSERIVELGILICGSANGVAMTANKHSDIRCAICWDTELAELARAHNDANIVALPARFISDEKGLEIVDAFLSTEFEGGRHKRRVDQIPCT, from the coding sequence ATGAATATTGCAATCGGTGGTGATCATGCAGGATATGATCTGAAAAAGGTCTTGATTTCGCATTTAGAAAATCAGGATCATAAAGTCGAGGATATGGGTCCTTACAGCGACGAGAGCACGGATTATCCCCCGTTTGCTCACGCAGTGTCTGATGCTGTATCTGAACGCATTGTTGAACTGGGAATACTAATATGTGGAAGTGCAAATGGTGTAGCAATGACAGCGAATAAGCACAGTGATATAAGGTGCGCTATTTGTTGGGATACTGAATTGGCAGAATTAGCCAGAGCTCATAACGACGCTAATATAGTAGCCTTACCAGCTCGATTTATTTCTGATGAAAAAGGGCTCGAAATAGTTGATGCTTTTTTAAGTACAGAATTCGAAGGAGGCCGCCACAAAAGGAGAGTAGACCAAATTCCTTGTACTTAA
- a CDS encoding YfiR family protein, with protein sequence MKKFTLFLSVIMSLVIQDPQLPEMNEKDAGAAIKASYLYNFGKYIDWPEQEKTGNFIISVMGGDNLYQELVKNYNSKQIGLQQIEIRKLSKTLKISDCHIIYVGKESQDLLPEIAEKFKNTPTLIVSDGEVTLARGSAIAFIWNENNWLFDLKTSNAQSLYIGSTLKSLARKVE encoded by the coding sequence ATGAAGAAATTTACCCTGTTTCTTTCAGTCATTATGTCTCTCGTTATTCAGGACCCTCAACTCCCTGAAATGAACGAGAAGGATGCAGGTGCAGCTATAAAGGCGAGTTATCTCTACAATTTTGGAAAATACATTGACTGGCCTGAACAAGAGAAAACAGGAAACTTCATAATTTCTGTGATGGGTGGTGATAATCTATATCAAGAGTTGGTGAAGAATTACAACTCTAAACAGATTGGACTACAACAAATTGAAATAAGAAAACTTTCAAAAACACTTAAAATCAGTGATTGCCATATAATTTATGTTGGTAAAGAGAGCCAAGATTTGCTTCCCGAGATCGCTGAAAAATTCAAGAATACACCAACTCTTATAGTGAGTGATGGAGAAGTTACATTGGCAAGGGGATCTGCCATAGCATTCATTTGGAACGAAAACAATTGGCTCTTTGATCTTAAAACGTCAAATGCACAATCCCTTTATATTGGTTCAACCCTTAAAAGCCTGGCCAGAAAGGTCGAATGA
- a CDS encoding universal stress protein gives MENKLFLVPTDFSKVGDCALNHAVKVAEKTKATITLLHVVGKQEMLEDARMKLKLAKERTLKEYNFEVNTIARVGSIYEDIGDLAEELQATMVIMGTHGLRGMQFITGSRALKIVTSAPTPFIIVQEKEIEENGYDDIVVPLDLHKETKQKLSLVADMAKYFDSRVHLIVPGESDEFLRNQISRNLNYAESFFAEMDIPYTSRIGTGKKDFDDMIIGYANEIGADLISLMNLPEISLSNLIGGNYVQNIITNKHHIPVLLMNPRQVSNISIFGAYTGAG, from the coding sequence ATGGAAAATAAACTCTTTCTAGTGCCTACCGATTTTAGTAAAGTGGGTGATTGTGCACTAAATCATGCAGTTAAAGTTGCTGAGAAAACTAAAGCTACCATCACTTTACTACACGTAGTCGGTAAGCAAGAAATGCTTGAAGATGCGCGGATGAAGTTGAAGCTAGCGAAGGAACGGACGCTTAAAGAGTATAATTTTGAAGTAAATACGATTGCAAGGGTAGGATCGATCTATGAGGATATCGGAGATCTGGCGGAAGAGTTGCAGGCTACAATGGTCATTATGGGTACACATGGATTGAGGGGTATGCAGTTTATTACGGGTAGCAGAGCTTTAAAAATCGTCACCAGCGCCCCCACTCCTTTCATAATCGTCCAAGAAAAAGAGATTGAAGAAAACGGTTATGATGACATCGTAGTTCCACTCGACCTTCATAAAGAAACAAAGCAAAAGCTATCTCTGGTGGCAGATATGGCCAAATACTTTGATTCGCGCGTGCATCTTATAGTTCCGGGAGAATCTGACGAGTTTTTGAGAAATCAGATATCTAGAAACCTGAATTATGCTGAAAGTTTCTTCGCTGAAATGGATATTCCATACACTTCCAGAATTGGAACAGGAAAGAAAGACTTCGATGATATGATCATTGGATATGCTAACGAAATTGGTGCTGACTTGATCTCTTTGATGAATCTTCCTGAAATAAGTCTGTCAAATCTAATTGGTGGTAATTACGTCCAAAACATCATTACCAATAAGCATCATATCCCTGTTCTATTGATGAATCCAAGACAGGTTTCAAACATTAGTATTTTCGGAGCTTACACAGGAGCGGGATAA
- a CDS encoding response regulator has product MAKTNILVVEDESIVSKDIQHSLKKLGYNVLGASSTGEKAIELALELKPDLVLMDIMLKGKLTGIEAAEKIKESLNIPVIFLTAYADEGTLAKAKVTEPYGYIIKPFKEIDIHTSIEMAIYKHQKEKELRNERDLLYSIVENKEKDADDFIFVKSNSRLVRLKTADIYFVEALKDYVVINALNSRYTIHSTMKDIEKKLSSEEFIRVHRSFIVRMDKIAAIEQPNLILENDKKVIPIGGSYKDELQRRINLV; this is encoded by the coding sequence ATGGCCAAAACGAACATTCTTGTAGTAGAAGATGAAAGTATCGTTTCCAAAGATATTCAGCATAGCTTAAAGAAGCTGGGCTATAACGTCTTGGGTGCTTCTTCTACCGGAGAAAAGGCCATTGAACTTGCTCTCGAGTTAAAACCTGATCTGGTTTTAATGGATATTATGTTGAAAGGAAAGCTTACCGGAATAGAAGCGGCTGAAAAGATAAAAGAGTCACTCAACATACCGGTTATTTTCTTAACAGCTTACGCAGACGAAGGTACCCTTGCCAAAGCGAAAGTGACTGAACCATACGGTTACATCATTAAGCCTTTCAAAGAGATTGATATCCACACCTCTATCGAGATGGCTATCTACAAGCATCAGAAAGAGAAAGAATTAAGAAACGAAAGAGACCTCCTCTATTCAATCGTTGAAAACAAGGAGAAAGATGCGGATGACTTCATTTTCGTAAAATCAAATTCGAGACTGGTACGGTTAAAAACAGCCGATATTTATTTTGTCGAGGCATTGAAAGATTATGTTGTTATCAATGCATTAAATAGCCGATACACCATTCACTCTACGATGAAAGACATAGAAAAGAAATTGTCTTCTGAAGAATTCATCAGAGTGCACCGCTCTTTCATCGTTAGGATGGATAAGATTGCTGCCATTGAGCAGCCTAATTTGATTCTCGAAAACGATAAAAAAGTAATTCCCATCGGTGGCTCATATAAGGATGAGCTGCAACGACGGATCAACTTGGTTTAA
- a CDS encoding PAS domain S-box protein: MDRILTTNADNDLVIFQSVLELNKDGIVQQCLGKNCKCKGKRGEFVLDTDDPSVFKEFFNHLKNSEEIGLESYFTGKKGNFIKLTFMGRREDNYILIQSEFDKDQSGFLSDHSSDLVHIIDREGYIIFKNGKWKEKFGYESQKINIRDILLLEYKDSYASYLANKDKSDSNEPKVLGFKTESGDNIFVESKSQIKIVNGKTALVCVMRDVTHDVSNLQQVNDQSARIKAIFQTRNILFWSVNKNKALTSFNEAYSKTIQKHYGITPEVNPDLDLPKKKFASDDYHSFWDKKYEQVFNSGEGINFLTKTSDKGGKYFYRDIYLNPIISQGKIREVAGLAMDVTDQKLTTKKNYEQSKKINTIFNAANHMIWSVNDSYELTYFNEFYNKQVNKRFETKIELGHKVYELGEQVDSETRELWIDRYKRAFKGEQIRFETEYTNTAGNEQTAEISLNPIFDDEGHIIEVAGISQVVTYKKAAEKRLKAQAAKIQAIFDSTAMLIWTVDKDYHIVSYNKIFADQHFKLLGREVSIGSNFLELLKKHLREDAYEDLCDYFKGSFKGEKQQFEGRLFDKDGNKVWMETFFSPIYGDDNKIKEISCLSYNVTDKKIIEHQMQESINEKEILLQEVHHRVKNNLQVISSILNLQTSYVKDENTLNILRESQNRIKSMSFIHESLYQTKDFSGIEFGGYLLSLANNLVHSYSLEVGLVNLRTEFDDTYLSLDQAIPCGLIANELISNSLKYAFNKGQQGEIFVSATQKGSKVTLIISDNGKGLPEGFDYENSDSLGLQLVYTLKDQLDASIQVSTNKGTKYLITFDKQS; the protein is encoded by the coding sequence TTGGATAGAATACTCACTACAAATGCAGATAATGATTTGGTGATTTTTCAGAGTGTTCTGGAATTGAATAAGGATGGTATTGTACAGCAATGTTTAGGTAAGAATTGCAAGTGCAAAGGAAAAAGAGGTGAATTCGTTTTAGATACAGATGATCCAAGTGTATTTAAAGAGTTTTTTAACCATCTGAAAAACAGCGAAGAAATTGGTTTAGAGTCTTATTTCACAGGTAAAAAAGGAAATTTCATAAAACTCACCTTCATGGGAAGGCGAGAGGATAACTATATCCTTATCCAGTCAGAATTTGATAAAGATCAATCAGGTTTTTTATCAGATCATAGCTCTGATTTGGTTCACATAATTGATAGAGAAGGATATATAATATTTAAAAATGGCAAATGGAAGGAGAAGTTCGGGTATGAATCTCAGAAAATAAATATCAGGGACATATTACTTCTTGAATACAAAGATTCATACGCTTCTTATCTCGCGAATAAAGATAAGTCTGATTCAAATGAGCCAAAAGTATTGGGTTTTAAAACAGAATCAGGCGACAACATATTTGTAGAGTCCAAGAGTCAGATAAAAATTGTTAATGGGAAAACTGCACTTGTTTGCGTTATGCGAGACGTTACTCATGATGTATCTAACCTGCAGCAAGTGAATGATCAATCGGCACGTATTAAGGCTATTTTCCAAACCAGGAATATTCTCTTCTGGAGTGTAAATAAAAATAAGGCCTTAACGTCATTTAATGAAGCCTATTCAAAAACGATTCAGAAGCATTACGGAATAACACCTGAAGTCAATCCTGATTTAGATTTACCAAAGAAAAAGTTTGCCTCCGATGACTATCATTCCTTTTGGGATAAAAAATACGAACAGGTATTTAACAGCGGTGAGGGAATCAATTTTCTAACAAAAACAAGTGATAAAGGTGGTAAGTATTTTTACAGGGATATTTATCTGAATCCAATCATTTCTCAAGGAAAAATAAGAGAAGTTGCAGGATTAGCAATGGATGTAACTGATCAAAAGCTAACCACGAAGAAGAATTATGAGCAATCAAAAAAGATTAATACAATCTTTAATGCAGCTAATCATATGATATGGTCAGTGAACGATTCATACGAATTAACATACTTCAACGAATTTTACAATAAACAAGTCAATAAGCGTTTTGAAACGAAGATTGAGTTGGGTCATAAGGTATATGAGTTGGGAGAACAAGTTGATTCGGAAACCCGTGAGTTATGGATAGATCGCTACAAAAGAGCTTTTAAAGGAGAGCAAATAAGGTTTGAAACAGAGTACACTAATACTGCGGGAAATGAGCAGACTGCAGAGATATCCCTCAATCCTATTTTTGACGATGAGGGACATATAATTGAAGTAGCCGGAATATCTCAAGTAGTAACTTATAAAAAGGCAGCTGAAAAAAGGCTCAAAGCACAAGCTGCAAAAATTCAAGCGATTTTTGACAGTACGGCCATGCTTATTTGGACGGTGGATAAGGATTATCACATTGTATCGTACAACAAAATTTTCGCTGATCAACACTTCAAACTACTAGGAAGAGAAGTGAGTATAGGTAGTAACTTCTTAGAGTTATTGAAAAAGCATTTAAGAGAAGATGCTTACGAAGATCTGTGTGATTATTTCAAGGGATCATTTAAGGGTGAAAAACAGCAATTCGAAGGAAGACTCTTCGATAAGGATGGAAATAAAGTATGGATGGAGACCTTTTTCAGTCCTATTTACGGGGATGACAATAAGATCAAGGAAATATCATGTTTGTCATACAATGTGACTGATAAGAAGATCATTGAACATCAAATGCAGGAATCCATAAATGAAAAGGAAATCTTGCTGCAAGAAGTTCATCATAGAGTAAAGAATAATCTTCAAGTAATCAGCAGTATCTTAAACCTTCAGACTTCTTATGTCAAGGATGAGAATACCTTGAATATTCTTAGAGAGAGTCAAAACAGGATAAAGTCTATGAGTTTTATCCATGAATCATTGTATCAAACTAAGGATTTTTCAGGGATAGAATTTGGAGGTTATTTACTCTCATTGGCCAATAACTTAGTACATTCATACAGTTTGGAGGTAGGTTTGGTAAACTTGAGAACAGAATTTGATGATACATATCTCTCTCTCGATCAAGCTATACCGTGTGGACTTATTGCCAACGAGCTTATTTCAAATTCTCTGAAGTATGCTTTTAATAAAGGTCAACAAGGAGAAATATTCGTCTCAGCAACACAAAAAGGATCGAAAGTAACCCTGATTATTTCTGACAATGGAAAGGGACTTCCTGAAGGGTTTGATTACGAGAATAGCGACTCATTAGGTCTGCAGCTTGTATACACACTTAAAGACCAGCTAGATGCTTCTATTCAGGTATCTACAAATAAGGGTACCAAATATTTAATTACTTTTGATAAACAGTCTTGA
- a CDS encoding SpoIIE family protein phosphatase — MGFRFTISRKIGVGFAILILTTLVLVFLTYRTLSTGREMNDNINDIYNPSVSSLEKLKSDVLRSKTLISMWAGVQSREDTKEKISLKKLLQDEIPGVKQNIDSLSFHWSEDERRQKEKIYSELDALFVLYGKVQRTLVDMESYDMPYARFAMGELVEEGGSIDQKSQKVIEELSLLISDQRVNITKDSVTMINSFTKLEAYLTILGFGLFIAGLVIAYFTVQSIVVPVRSLRETLLILGKGKFPEKATVDTGDEIGEMSLALEQLVQGLKRTTEFSNNVGEGHYDTEFQPLSNEDTLGHALLLMRTELKKRDEDYQRQVNERTREISEQKDKIEEQNEQRKELLESITASIKYARRLQENILPSESRINALLPKSTIFFKPKDIVSGDFYFVNEYNGKVVFASVDCTGHGVPGAFMSLVGHNALNSAIRLNPGLNPADILRDLNRLSSKALNSDQNSEYGMRDGMDLALCVLDRENSTLEYSGAHNPLYLIRDQNIEIYKADKISIGSTEFMNEEFTRYKINLQKNDMIFIFSDGYVDQFGGEQGRKFMYEPFRQLLLSIANEDADTQFKVLDETLDAWLNAGKTPQEQIDDILVMGVKI, encoded by the coding sequence ATGGGTTTCCGTTTTACCATTAGTCGAAAAATCGGGGTTGGTTTCGCTATTCTTATCCTCACCACTCTTGTCTTGGTATTTCTCACCTATCGGACGTTGTCTACAGGAAGGGAAATGAATGACAATATCAATGACATATACAACCCTTCAGTTTCTTCATTAGAGAAGCTCAAAAGTGATGTTCTCAGGTCAAAAACATTGATCTCTATGTGGGCAGGAGTTCAGTCCAGAGAAGATACGAAAGAAAAGATTTCGTTGAAGAAGCTTCTACAAGATGAAATTCCGGGAGTAAAACAAAACATCGATTCCTTAAGCTTTCACTGGAGCGAGGACGAGCGAAGACAGAAGGAGAAAATCTATTCAGAACTCGATGCACTTTTTGTTCTATATGGCAAAGTTCAGAGAACGCTGGTAGATATGGAGAGCTATGATATGCCTTATGCCCGATTTGCCATGGGAGAACTGGTAGAAGAAGGTGGAAGTATTGACCAGAAATCTCAAAAAGTAATTGAGGAACTCAGTTTGCTAATCAGCGATCAGAGGGTCAACATAACCAAGGATAGTGTGACTATGATCAACTCCTTTACTAAACTCGAGGCCTATCTTACTATCCTAGGTTTCGGTTTATTTATTGCAGGATTGGTTATCGCGTATTTCACTGTTCAAAGTATTGTTGTCCCTGTGAGGAGCTTGAGAGAAACGCTGCTAATTCTCGGAAAAGGAAAATTTCCCGAGAAGGCAACGGTAGATACGGGAGATGAAATCGGTGAAATGAGTCTTGCATTGGAGCAACTGGTTCAAGGTTTAAAAAGAACTACAGAATTTTCTAATAATGTGGGAGAGGGTCATTATGATACTGAATTTCAGCCATTATCAAATGAGGATACCCTAGGCCATGCCTTACTTCTGATGAGAACTGAGCTGAAAAAGCGGGATGAAGATTATCAAAGGCAGGTTAATGAAAGAACAAGAGAAATAAGCGAACAAAAAGATAAGATTGAAGAGCAAAATGAGCAGCGCAAGGAACTTCTGGAGAGTATTACCGCCTCCATAAAGTATGCGCGCAGGCTGCAGGAGAACATCCTTCCTTCTGAAAGTAGAATAAATGCATTGCTTCCGAAGAGTACCATCTTTTTCAAACCAAAGGATATCGTATCAGGAGACTTCTACTTCGTGAATGAATATAACGGAAAAGTTGTGTTTGCTTCTGTAGATTGCACAGGCCACGGAGTGCCCGGAGCATTTATGAGCTTGGTTGGCCACAACGCACTCAATAGCGCAATTAGGTTGAACCCCGGGCTTAACCCTGCAGATATTCTCCGAGATCTAAATCGCTTGTCTTCTAAAGCCCTTAATTCGGATCAAAATTCCGAATATGGAATGAGGGACGGAATGGACTTAGCTCTTTGCGTGCTGGATCGCGAGAACTCCACACTAGAATATTCAGGAGCGCATAATCCGCTGTATTTAATTCGCGATCAAAACATCGAAATTTACAAAGCCGACAAAATTAGTATCGGTTCTACTGAGTTCATGAATGAGGAATTCACCAGATACAAAATCAACCTTCAGAAAAATGATATGATCTTCATTTTCAGTGACGGTTATGTAGATCAGTTCGGAGGAGAACAAGGCAGAAAGTTCATGTATGAGCCTTTTAGACAGCTCCTGCTATCCATAGCCAATGAAGATGCCGACACCCAATTTAAAGTCCTTGACGAAACCTTGGATGCTTGGCTTAATGCGGGAAAAACGCCTCAAGAACAGATTGATGACATTCTGGTAATGGGGGTTAAAATCTAG
- the rnr gene encoding ribonuclease R, with protein sequence MGKKKKKFIPKKGRSFSKSELRGNIMALLRGMPEKNLNYKQISARLGIENSNDRRSVVQLLDELVKSDLLMQVSQGKFQVHPSQMAQLRATLDFTKSGSAYAIPETDEKDIFISEKNTGKALHGDLVEIAIIGLNRGQAEGKVINILQRKAENYVGIIELSKNHAFFVPTNSRIHVDFFIDKSKTKNARNGQKVIVQLVDWEDGEKSPKAEVISVLGDPGVNEVEMHAILVEFDLPFEFPDSVLNAAEKVDVTISEEEIKRRRDFRKHTTFTIDPDDAKDFDDALSINSNEDGTYEVGIHIADVSHYVKPGSELEEEALKRATSVYLVDRVVPMLPEVLSNYVCSLRPNEEKLCMSAVFQISEDGKIMDEWFGKTIIESDHRFTYEDAQAIIEGADTTHPLKEDILLFQKWASRYRKARISSGALEFSGVEVKFQLDESGKPVGVFEKKMREANKLIEEFMLMANKRVAAFIGKPDKNKSVKTFVYRVHDTPDPEKLFKLKEFVSRLGYKLKSTKPENASFALNDLLHQVKDQPEEDAIKIMAIRTMAKAVYTTENIGHYGLAFDYYTHFTSPIRRYPDVMVHRLLEAYSNGATSAKKDDLEKKCKHSSEREKKATEAERASIKYKQVEFMLDKIGENFQGHISGIARWGIYVELEGTKVEGMIPLSSMDDDIYRFDDRKNQIIGQRYKEVFEFGDKVNVKVHGADLIQKQLDFRMI encoded by the coding sequence ATGGGAAAAAAGAAGAAAAAATTCATACCTAAGAAGGGTCGTTCATTTTCTAAAAGTGAACTAAGGGGAAACATAATGGCCCTCCTCCGTGGGATGCCTGAAAAAAACCTCAACTATAAACAAATCTCTGCCCGACTTGGAATTGAAAATTCCAATGATAGAAGATCTGTCGTACAGCTCTTAGATGAGCTCGTAAAATCAGACCTCCTGATGCAGGTATCTCAAGGAAAGTTCCAAGTTCATCCATCCCAGATGGCTCAGTTAAGAGCTACTCTTGACTTCACTAAATCAGGATCAGCTTATGCCATACCTGAGACAGATGAAAAAGACATTTTTATATCGGAGAAGAATACTGGTAAGGCGCTCCATGGAGACTTAGTAGAAATTGCTATTATCGGCTTAAATCGCGGGCAAGCTGAAGGAAAGGTGATAAATATTTTGCAGCGAAAAGCGGAGAATTATGTAGGTATCATCGAGCTTTCAAAGAATCATGCTTTTTTTGTTCCTACCAATTCCAGAATTCACGTCGATTTCTTTATTGACAAATCAAAAACAAAAAATGCGCGCAATGGTCAAAAGGTCATTGTCCAATTAGTTGATTGGGAAGACGGAGAAAAGTCTCCAAAAGCCGAGGTCATCAGCGTATTGGGAGATCCAGGAGTAAATGAGGTGGAGATGCATGCTATTCTGGTAGAATTCGATCTCCCCTTCGAGTTTCCTGACTCTGTGCTCAATGCCGCCGAAAAGGTAGATGTCACTATCTCCGAAGAAGAAATAAAGAGAAGGCGCGACTTCAGAAAACATACGACTTTTACCATTGATCCTGACGATGCAAAGGATTTTGACGATGCCTTGAGCATCAATTCAAACGAAGACGGCACGTACGAAGTGGGAATTCATATTGCGGATGTCTCTCACTATGTAAAACCCGGATCAGAACTGGAAGAAGAAGCGCTAAAAAGAGCCACTTCCGTGTACTTAGTAGACCGAGTAGTACCAATGCTTCCAGAGGTGTTGTCAAATTATGTTTGCTCCTTGAGACCTAACGAGGAGAAGCTTTGTATGTCGGCTGTTTTTCAGATTTCTGAAGACGGAAAAATCATGGATGAATGGTTTGGAAAAACCATCATCGAAAGTGATCATCGCTTCACTTATGAAGATGCACAAGCGATAATTGAAGGTGCTGATACGACACATCCTCTAAAAGAAGATATCCTTCTTTTTCAAAAATGGGCATCAAGATACCGCAAAGCTCGAATTTCAAGCGGGGCACTTGAATTCAGTGGGGTGGAAGTAAAGTTCCAATTGGATGAATCAGGTAAGCCTGTAGGTGTCTTTGAAAAGAAAATGCGTGAGGCCAATAAGCTCATTGAAGAGTTTATGCTGATGGCTAATAAACGAGTAGCTGCTTTCATAGGTAAACCTGATAAAAACAAATCGGTTAAAACTTTTGTATATCGAGTACATGACACACCCGATCCTGAAAAGCTTTTTAAACTCAAAGAATTTGTTTCAAGGCTTGGTTACAAATTAAAAAGTACCAAGCCTGAAAACGCTTCTTTCGCATTGAACGATCTTTTGCATCAAGTTAAAGATCAACCCGAAGAAGATGCCATCAAAATTATGGCAATTCGCACGATGGCAAAAGCCGTTTACACGACAGAGAATATTGGACACTATGGGTTGGCTTTTGATTATTATACCCATTTTACTTCACCGATTAGACGATATCCTGATGTAATGGTACACCGTCTGCTAGAGGCCTATTCCAATGGTGCAACCTCGGCGAAAAAAGATGATTTGGAAAAAAAATGCAAGCACTCATCTGAGAGAGAAAAGAAAGCGACGGAAGCAGAAAGGGCATCGATCAAATACAAGCAAGTGGAGTTTATGCTTGATAAAATAGGAGAAAACTTTCAAGGCCATATCAGTGGTATAGCCCGATGGGGAATTTATGTGGAACTGGAAGGCACTAAAGTAGAAGGAATGATTCCTCTAAGTTCTATGGATGATGATATCTACCGATTTGACGACAGAAAAAACCAGATAATAGGTCAGCGCTACAAAGAGGTTTTTGAATTTGGTGATAAGGTGAATGTGAAAGTACACGGGGCAGATCTGATTCAGAAACAGCTCGACTTCAGAATGATTTAA